From one Populus alba chromosome 17, ASM523922v2, whole genome shotgun sequence genomic stretch:
- the LOC118038557 gene encoding protein FAR-RED ELONGATED HYPOCOTYL 3 isoform X2: MDFIVDNDANGDIAGNVAVDIAMARDENEIIENSVEGEFEQYDHKMDKESLAIDMIPDAVPAMSMVAADEPYMGQEFDSEASAHAFYNAYATRIGFVIRVSKLSRSRRDGSAIGRALVCNKEGFRMPDKREKIVRQRAETRVGCRAMILVRKVTSGKWVVTKLVKEHTHSLTPGKARRDCIYDQYPNEHDKIRELSQQLAMEKKRAATYKRHLELIFDQIEEHNESLSKKIQHIAHSVRGMENKPQQSQT; the protein is encoded by the exons a TGGACTTCATTGTTGATAATGATGCTAATGGTGATATAGCTGGAAATGTGGCCGTGGACATTGCTATGGCTAGAGATGAAAACGAAATCATTGAAAATTCTGTTGAAGGAGAATTTGAACAGTATGATCATAAAATGGATAAAGAGTCTTTGGCTATAGATATGATCCCAGATGCAGTTCCAGCTATGTCAATGGTTGCTGCAGATGAGCCATACATGGGACAGGAGTTTGATTCGGAAGCATCTGCTCATGCATTTTACAATGCTTATGCCACACGCATAGGATTCGTCATCCGTGTAAGCAAACTTTCTCGATCAAGACGTGATGGATCTGCTATTGGCCGAGCGCTTGTTTGCAATAAAGAGGGCTTCAGAATGCCTGACAAGCGTGAAAAGATTGTAAGACAAAGGGCAGAAACAAGGGTTGGTTGCAGGGCAATGATTTTGGTGAGAAAAGTAACTTCTGGAAAATGGGTTGTTACAAAGCTTGTGAAGGAGCATACTCATTCCTTGACACCCGGAAAAGCTCGAAGGGATTGCATTTATGATCAATACCCG aATGAACACGATAAGATTAGGGAATTATCACAGCAGCTGGCCATGGAGAAAAAGAGAGCTGCGACCTATAAAAGGCACCTGGAATTGATTTTTGATCAGATTGAGGAACATAACGAGAGTCTATCAAAGAAGATCCAACATATAGCACACAGTGTGAGGGGCATGGAAAACAAACCACAGCAGAGTCAGACATAG
- the LOC118038557 gene encoding protein FAR-RED ELONGATED HYPOCOTYL 3 isoform X3 — MDFIVDNDANGDIAGNVAVDIAMARDENEIIENSVEGEFEQYDHKMDKESLAIDMIPDAVPAMSMVAADEPYMGQEFDSEASAHAFYNAYATRIGFVIRVSKLSRSRRDGSAIGRALVCNKEGFRMPDKREKIVRQRAETRVGCRAMILVRKVTSGKWVVTKLVKEHTHSLTPGKARRDCIYDQYPNEHDKIRELSQQLAMEKKRAATYKRHLELIFDQIEEHNESLSKKIQHIAHSVRGMENKPQQSQT, encoded by the exons A TGGACTTCATTGTTGATAATGATGCTAATGGTGATATAGCTGGAAATGTGGCCGTGGACATTGCTATGGCTAGAGATGAAAACGAAATCATTGAAAATTCTGTTGAAGGAGAATTTGAACAGTATGATCATAAAATGGATAAAGAGTCTTTGGCTATAGATATGATCCCAGATGCAGTTCCAGCTATGTCAATGGTTGCTGCAGATGAGCCATACATGGGACAGGAGTTTGATTCGGAAGCATCTGCTCATGCATTTTACAATGCTTATGCCACACGCATAGGATTCGTCATCCGTGTAAGCAAACTTTCTCGATCAAGACGTGATGGATCTGCTATTGGCCGAGCGCTTGTTTGCAATAAAGAGGGCTTCAGAATGCCTGACAAGCGTGAAAAGATTGTAAGACAAAGGGCAGAAACAAGGGTTGGTTGCAGGGCAATGATTTTGGTGAGAAAAGTAACTTCTGGAAAATGGGTTGTTACAAAGCTTGTGAAGGAGCATACTCATTCCTTGACACCCGGAAAAGCTCGAAGGGATTGCATTTATGATCAATACCCG aATGAACACGATAAGATTAGGGAATTATCACAGCAGCTGGCCATGGAGAAAAAGAGAGCTGCGACCTATAAAAGGCACCTGGAATTGATTTTTGATCAGATTGAGGAACATAACGAGAGTCTATCAAAGAAGATCCAACATATAGCACACAGTGTGAGGGGCATGGAAAACAAACCACAGCAGAGTCAGACATAG
- the LOC118038557 gene encoding protein FAR-RED ELONGATED HYPOCOTYL 3 isoform X1, which yields MKVIEIVDVVFAVDFIVDNDANGDIAGNVAVDIAMARDENEIIENSVEGEFEQYDHKMDKESLAIDMIPDAVPAMSMVAADEPYMGQEFDSEASAHAFYNAYATRIGFVIRVSKLSRSRRDGSAIGRALVCNKEGFRMPDKREKIVRQRAETRVGCRAMILVRKVTSGKWVVTKLVKEHTHSLTPGKARRDCIYDQYPNEHDKIRELSQQLAMEKKRAATYKRHLELIFDQIEEHNESLSKKIQHIAHSVRGMENKPQQSQT from the exons ATGAAAGTCATTGAAATAGTTGATGTTGTTTTTGCAGTGGACTTCATTGTTGATAATGATGCTAATGGTGATATAGCTGGAAATGTGGCCGTGGACATTGCTATGGCTAGAGATGAAAACGAAATCATTGAAAATTCTGTTGAAGGAGAATTTGAACAGTATGATCATAAAATGGATAAAGAGTCTTTGGCTATAGATATGATCCCAGATGCAGTTCCAGCTATGTCAATGGTTGCTGCAGATGAGCCATACATGGGACAGGAGTTTGATTCGGAAGCATCTGCTCATGCATTTTACAATGCTTATGCCACACGCATAGGATTCGTCATCCGTGTAAGCAAACTTTCTCGATCAAGACGTGATGGATCTGCTATTGGCCGAGCGCTTGTTTGCAATAAAGAGGGCTTCAGAATGCCTGACAAGCGTGAAAAGATTGTAAGACAAAGGGCAGAAACAAGGGTTGGTTGCAGGGCAATGATTTTGGTGAGAAAAGTAACTTCTGGAAAATGGGTTGTTACAAAGCTTGTGAAGGAGCATACTCATTCCTTGACACCCGGAAAAGCTCGAAGGGATTGCATTTATGATCAATACCCG aATGAACACGATAAGATTAGGGAATTATCACAGCAGCTGGCCATGGAGAAAAAGAGAGCTGCGACCTATAAAAGGCACCTGGAATTGATTTTTGATCAGATTGAGGAACATAACGAGAGTCTATCAAAGAAGATCCAACATATAGCACACAGTGTGAGGGGCATGGAAAACAAACCACAGCAGAGTCAGACATAG
- the LOC118038556 gene encoding uncharacterized protein, translating to MKRMIALGFEGSANKIGVGVVTLDGTILSNPRHTYITPPGQGFLPRETAQHHLQHVLPIVKSALETAKITPDEIDCLCYTKGPGMGAPLQVSAVVIRVLSQLWKKPIVAVNHCVAHIEMGRIVTGADDPVVLYVSGGNTQVIAYSEGRYRIFGETIDIAVGNCLDRFARVLQLSNDPAPGYNIEQLAKKGEQFIDLPYVVKGMDVSFSGILSFIEATTEEKLKNNECTPADLCYSLQETVFAMLVEITERAMAHCDKKDILIVGGVGCNERLQEMMRIMCSERGGMLYATDDRYCIDNGAMIAYTGLLAFAYGETTPLEESTFTQRFRTDEVHAIWRDKKELASVTGIDEPGDKIEENQG from the exons ATGAAGAGAATGATAGCACTAGGATTTGAAGGTTCTGCAAACAAGATAGGAGTTGGGGTTGTTACATTAGATGGGACAATTTTATCAAACCCAAGACATACTTATATAACCCCACCAGGTCAAGGTTTTTTGCCAAGAGAAACAGCCCAACATCATTTGCAGCATGTTTTACCAATTGTTAAGTCTGCTTTAGAGACCGCAAAGATAACCCCTGATGAAATCGATTGCCTTTGTTACACTAAAGGTCCTGGTATGGGAGCACCTTTACAGGTGTCTGCTGTTGTTATTAGAGTTCTTTCACAGTTGTGGAAGAAACCAATTGTTGCTGTTAATCATTGTGTTGCTCATATTGAGATGGGTAGGATTGTTACTGGGGCGGATGATCCTGTTGTTTTGTATGTTAGTGGCGGGAATACTCAGGTTATTGCTTACAGTGAAGGACGGTATCGGATTTTTGGTGAGACTATTGATATTGCTGTTGGGAATTGTTTGGATCGGTTCGCCAGAGTTTTGCAGCTGTCTAATGACCCTGCTCCTGGATATAACATTGAGCAG CTTGCAAAGAAAGGGGAGCAATTTATAGATCTTCCTTATGTTGTCAAAGGGATGGATGTTTCTTTTAGTGGAATATTGAGCTTTATTGAAGCCACCACAGAGGAGAAGCTTAAAAATAACGAGTGCACTCCTGCAGACTTGTGCTATTCCCTCCAG GAAACAGTGTTTGCTATGCTTGTGGAGATCACAGAACGGGCAATGGCACATTGTGATAAGAAAGATATTCTTATTGTTGGTGGTGTGGGTTGCAATGAGCGCTTGCAAGAGATGATGAGAATAATGTGTTCTGAGCGGGGGGGAATGCTATATGCAACTGATGATAGGTATTGCATTGACAACGGAGCAATGATTGCATATACTGGTCTCCTTGCTTTTGCTTATGGTGAAACAACTCCACTAGAGGAATCAACTTTCACCCAGAGGTTTCGAACTGACGAAGTGCATGCAATTTGGAGAGACAAAAAAGAGCTGGCCAGCGTGACTGGTATTGACGAACCTGGAgacaaaattgaagaaaaccaaG GTTGA
- the LOC118038596 gene encoding acetyl-CoA-benzylalcohol acetyltransferase, producing MRVEIVSRKFITPSSSTPPHLRSCEISALDQLLPPVYVGLTYFYPADENIQGAKHSERGKQLEESLSKILNLYYPVAGRYDEEKLLIDCNDKGVEYLEAEVSGRLSQILNGELQPEQLNQFLPYPVASPTSPLVAVQVSTFECGGLAVGLRVSHKICDLATLTSFVNGWATTSRVGIAEVPRPSFALPSLFPTRETTQILKATPVKNGARVVTRTFVFSRSAVANLQVIARTRDDDLEGGKGQPSRVQVVTAIVWRALIKVAKLKHGYLRPSALIHGVEMRKRSALPLPPNCFGNMLMVTMARFEADESKMGLPDLVIPVRQAIRDAVSDCRNAISYDDLLLGAAGSFSEWNEEASKGEIDVYTFTSWCGFPIYEVDFGWGKPAWVSSPHKPVPLVNLLDTIDGGVEVWMTAEEKNMILFQQDPEIISLTDSRLKNNV from the coding sequence ATGAGGGTTGAAATTGTTTCCAGGAAATTCATTACTCCATCATCTTCAACCCCACCTCACCTTAGAAGCTGCGAAATATCGGCCTTGGATCAGCTTCTTCCTCCAGTTTATGTAggattaacatatttttaccCGGCTGACGAAAACATTCAAGGAGCCAAGCATTCCGAAAGAGGAAAGCAGTTGGAGGAATCATTATCCAAAATCTTAAACCTCTACTATCCGGTGGCAGGGAGATATGATGAAGAAAAGCTGTTGATCGATTGCAACGACAAAGGGGTAGAATATTTGGAAGCTGAAGTAAGTGGACGACTCTCTCAAATTTTAAACGGGGAGTTGCAGCCTGAGCAGTTGAATCAGTTTCTTCCGTATCCTGTTGCATCACCCACAAGTCCATTAGTAGCTGTGCAAGTAAGCACTTTCGAGTGCGGTGGACTGGCTGTCGGCTTGCGCGTTTCACACAAGATATGTGATTTAGCGACATTAACCTCATTTGTCAATGGATGGGCAACAACAAGTCGAGTTGGTATTGCTGAAGTGCCCCGACCGAGTTTTGCTCTGCCATCCCTCTTTCCGACAAGAGAGACAACTCAAATCCTGAAAGCAACTCCGGTTAAAAATGGAGCTAGGGTCGTGACAAGAACTTTTGTGTTTAGCAGGTCTGCAGTAGCCAACCTGCAAGTGATTGCCAGAACAAGAGATGATGATTTGGAAGGAGGGAAAGGCCAACCTTCGCGAGTCCAAGTAGTGACTGCAATTGTATGGAGGGCTCTGATTAAGGTGGCTAAACTTAAGCATGGATACCTGAGACCATCTGCCTTAATTCATGGAGTGGAAATGAGAAAGAGGTCAGCATTACCACTACCACCAAATTGCTTCGGAAACATGTTGATGGTTACGATGGCTCGATTCGAGGCAGACGAGAGCAAAATGGGGTTGCCTGACCTGGTCATTCCGGTAAGGCAGGCGATAAGGGATGCCGTTTCGGATTGCCGAAACGCAATaagctatgatgatttgttgttGGGAGCAGCAGGGAGTTTCAGTGAATGGAATGAGGAAGCAAGCAAAGGTGAGATAGATGTGTATACGTTTACTAGCTGGTGTGGTTTCCCGATTTATGAAGTGGATTTTGGCTGGGGGAAGCCTGCATGGGTGAGCAGTCCCCATAAGCCAGTACCTTTGGTGAACTTGCTGGACACCATAGATGGTGGAGTTGAAGTATGGATGACTGCAGAGGAAAAGAACATGATCCTTTTTCAACAAGACCCTGAGATTATTTCCCTCACTGATTCTCGATTGAAGAATAATGTCTAA
- the LOC118038555 gene encoding protein FAR1-RELATED SEQUENCE 5: MDVDERIDIAESSIGNELVEHGGELVEHEGDDMVVEPHEGMEFESEDAAKIFYDEYARRIGFVMRVMSCRRSERDGRILARRLGCNKEGYCVSIRGKFGNVRKPRPSTREGCKAMIHVKFDKSGKWVITKFVKDHNHPLVVAPREARQTLDEKDKKIQELTAELRNKKRLCATYQEQLSAFVKIVEDHSEKLSKKVKNAVENLKEFESIEQELMQHT, translated from the exons A TGGATGTAGATGAGAGGATTGATATAGCAGAGAGCTCTATTGGAAATGAATTGGTTGAACATGGTGGTGAATTGGTTGAACATGAAGGTGATGATATGGTTGTAGAACCACATGAGGGCATGGAGTTTGAATCAGAAGATGCTGCCAAGATATTCTACGATGAATATGCCCGGCGGATAGGATTTGTAATGCGTGTAATGTCTTGTCGTCGTTCTGAAAGAGATGGGAGGATTCTTGCCAGGCGACTTGGGTGTAATAAGGAGGGTTATTGTGTAAGCATTCGAGGGAAATTTGGAAATGTTCGAAAGCCACGACCAAGTACTAGAGAAGGTTGTAAAGCGATGATTCATGTTAAGTTTGATAAGTCTGGAAAATGGGTGATAACAAAATTTGTAAAGGACCATAATCATCCACTTGTAGTGGCTCCACGTGAAGCTCGTCAAACGTTG GatgaaaaggacaaaaaaattcaagaattaacTGCTGAATTGAGAAATAAGAAGCGGTTATGTGCCACTTATCAAGAACAGCTAAGTGCATTTGTGAAAATTGTTGAAGATCACAGTGAGAAGCTATCCAAGAAAGTTAAAAATGCGGTAGAAAATCTAAAAGAATTTGAGTCTATTGAGCAGGAGCTCATGCAGCATACATAG